A single genomic interval of Parvularcula marina harbors:
- a CDS encoding TonB-dependent receptor, with amino-acid sequence MSNRQPGRGLRRTALLATASTLIMGAYAPAFAQDDADDDVVVVTGIRGSLMQSMDVKRESNGIVDAISAEDIGKFPDTNLAESLQRITGVSIDRVNGEGSLVTARGFGASFNLVTLNGRTMPTANVATVGGDQQADFATGSSRAFDFSNLASEGVSGLEVYKTGRAAIPSGGIGATVNISTARPLDNPGVRGTLSVKGVFDTSVEDGDELTPEIAGLYSWTNDNDTLGAAVFGSWQRRDSASVSATSNNWNINTGDFFLDTANGRINGSTVVTNPPAADQLVSYPNDSRYHLAEATRERLNGQAVLQFRPQENFTATVDYTYAENKLEEQRTDQTNWFNRPFGEVIFDDNPVVGTTVYLQETLNGVKDIGFEQQFRGSKDTLESLGLNAEWEVSDRLTLSLDAHTSKAESGPDAPNGTSSTLVSMGAPVVAAHSLDIRSGFPVQRYTLDDMLRGNGNGVLDVGDLGSQIARTNTSFQGQDVDELRLDASWDLDEIGSKLDFGVNWRASEMTMRRTQTQQTLGDWGINNPGDVQQFAPGVVSEYCLSCLYDDFEAGDARVAFKANAVELYSLLSAAYAGMGNPVNDTGRDFNVVEEDIFAVYGQITWEGDIGGMPANLVAGVRYEETDVSALAEVAIPQNIIWQADNDFTIALTSDVQPVSDSGSYDNLLPSMDFSLEFRPDVIGRVSFSETLARPNFGDLFVADDANTPPRPTALGGIATGSSGNAGLLPLVSKNFDVSLEWYFDDASYVSIGYFDKRVRNFIGVGQTTQNLFGLRDPSSGAAGSRSGDALDALSGLGADPTDVNLFTMTALIDQFGLTDAVTMFSANFSGGSLDQAFVDATFGAYDVVPDANDPLFAFEVTGPINNREGNIHGIEAAVQHFFGDTGFGVAANYTMVEGDVGIDVGADPNVDQFALEGLSDSANATLIYEKYGLSARLAYNWRGDFLASTNRSGGNRNPVFVDEFEQLDLNITYDITDNLAVSFEGINLTGENLRTYSRDYSNFWFIQELEPRYLVGARYKF; translated from the coding sequence ATGAGTAACCGTCAACCGGGAAGAGGTCTGCGCCGTACTGCGCTGCTTGCCACAGCCTCGACCCTCATCATGGGCGCTTATGCGCCAGCATTCGCACAGGATGACGCGGATGATGATGTCGTCGTCGTCACAGGGATCCGCGGATCCTTGATGCAGTCGATGGATGTCAAACGTGAATCAAACGGTATCGTCGATGCGATTTCCGCAGAAGATATCGGTAAATTTCCGGATACGAACCTTGCGGAATCGCTACAGCGGATCACCGGTGTCTCGATTGACCGGGTGAACGGTGAAGGCTCGCTCGTCACGGCTCGTGGTTTCGGCGCCAGCTTCAACCTTGTGACCCTCAATGGTCGGACTATGCCGACAGCGAATGTCGCCACGGTCGGCGGCGACCAGCAGGCGGACTTTGCCACCGGTTCCTCGCGGGCGTTCGACTTCTCGAACTTGGCCTCGGAAGGGGTGAGCGGCCTTGAAGTCTACAAAACCGGTCGTGCGGCGATCCCGTCCGGCGGCATCGGGGCAACCGTCAATATTTCAACGGCCCGTCCGCTTGATAATCCGGGTGTCCGCGGGACGCTTTCGGTTAAGGGTGTGTTTGACACCAGCGTCGAGGACGGTGATGAGCTGACCCCGGAAATTGCCGGCCTTTACAGCTGGACCAATGACAATGACACGCTCGGGGCCGCCGTCTTCGGCAGCTGGCAGCGTCGGGACAGCGCTTCGGTCAGCGCGACCAGCAACAACTGGAACATCAATACGGGTGACTTCTTCCTCGATACGGCCAATGGCCGGATCAACGGCTCGACTGTGGTGACCAATCCGCCAGCAGCTGACCAGCTTGTCTCCTATCCAAATGACAGCCGTTATCACCTTGCTGAGGCAACACGCGAGCGTCTCAATGGCCAGGCTGTGCTGCAATTCCGTCCGCAGGAGAACTTTACTGCGACGGTTGATTATACCTATGCGGAGAACAAGCTGGAAGAGCAGCGTACGGACCAGACGAACTGGTTTAACCGTCCTTTCGGCGAAGTGATCTTTGACGATAACCCGGTCGTGGGTACCACCGTCTACCTTCAGGAAACCCTGAACGGGGTGAAGGATATCGGCTTTGAGCAGCAATTCCGCGGTAGCAAAGACACGCTTGAATCCCTCGGCCTCAATGCCGAATGGGAAGTAAGCGACCGTCTGACCCTGTCACTTGATGCGCATACGTCGAAAGCCGAATCAGGCCCGGATGCGCCGAATGGCACAAGCTCGACACTCGTGTCGATGGGCGCACCTGTTGTTGCGGCACATTCGCTCGACATCCGGTCCGGTTTCCCGGTCCAGCGCTATACGCTGGATGACATGCTGCGCGGCAATGGCAACGGCGTTCTCGATGTCGGTGATCTAGGCTCGCAGATTGCCCGGACGAACACGTCCTTCCAGGGGCAGGATGTCGATGAGCTTCGTCTCGATGCCAGCTGGGATCTTGATGAGATCGGCAGCAAGCTCGATTTTGGGGTGAACTGGCGTGCGTCTGAAATGACCATGCGCCGTACCCAGACGCAGCAAACGCTTGGTGACTGGGGGATCAACAATCCCGGTGACGTCCAGCAATTCGCGCCAGGAGTGGTCAGCGAATATTGCCTCTCTTGTCTCTATGACGACTTCGAGGCGGGTGATGCCCGGGTTGCGTTCAAGGCGAATGCCGTTGAGCTCTATTCGCTTCTCTCGGCGGCCTATGCTGGCATGGGCAATCCGGTTAACGACACCGGGCGTGACTTCAACGTGGTCGAAGAAGACATCTTCGCCGTGTACGGTCAAATCACCTGGGAAGGCGATATTGGCGGCATGCCAGCGAACCTCGTCGCGGGCGTCCGCTATGAGGAAACCGATGTCTCTGCACTGGCTGAAGTCGCCATTCCGCAGAACATCATTTGGCAGGCAGATAACGACTTCACCATTGCGCTAACGTCAGATGTCCAGCCAGTGTCTGACAGCGGGTCTTATGACAATCTGCTGCCGTCCATGGACTTCTCGCTAGAGTTCCGGCCCGACGTCATCGGCCGGGTGTCATTTAGTGAAACGCTAGCGCGGCCGAACTTCGGTGATCTTTTTGTCGCCGATGACGCCAATACTCCGCCACGGCCAACGGCCCTTGGCGGGATTGCGACAGGTTCTTCCGGGAATGCCGGGCTCCTGCCGCTTGTCTCGAAAAACTTCGACGTTTCGCTCGAATGGTATTTCGACGATGCGAGCTATGTCTCGATCGGGTATTTTGACAAGCGTGTACGGAACTTCATCGGTGTCGGTCAGACCACGCAGAACCTCTTCGGCCTGCGTGATCCGAGCTCCGGTGCGGCTGGCTCACGTTCGGGTGATGCTCTTGATGCCCTTTCGGGCCTCGGCGCGGATCCAACCGATGTGAACCTGTTCACGATGACAGCCCTGATTGACCAGTTCGGTCTGACGGATGCTGTCACCATGTTCAGCGCCAACTTCTCGGGCGGCTCGCTTGATCAGGCTTTCGTTGACGCCACCTTCGGTGCCTATGATGTCGTGCCTGATGCCAATGACCCGCTCTTCGCCTTTGAGGTGACCGGTCCGATCAACAACCGTGAAGGCAATATTCACGGGATCGAAGCGGCTGTTCAGCACTTCTTCGGTGACACGGGCTTTGGTGTGGCGGCAAACTACACCATGGTCGAAGGGGATGTCGGTATCGACGTCGGTGCTGATCCGAATGTGGATCAATTCGCCCTCGAAGGTCTCTCCGACAGTGCCAACGCCACGCTGATCTATGAAAAGTACGGCCTCTCGGCACGGCTTGCCTATAACTGGCGCGGCGACTTCCTAGCCTCGACGAACCGCTCCGGCGGTAACCGGAACCCGGTCTTCGTCGATGAGTTTGAGCAGCTCGACCTTAACATCACTTACGACATCACGGACAATCTGGCCGTCTCGTTCGAGGGGATTAACCTCACGGGTGAGAATCTGCGGACTTATTCCCGTGACTACAGCAACTTCTGGTTCATTCAGGAGTTGGAGCCGCGCTATCTCGTGGGCGCGCGCTATAAGTTCTAA
- the mobC gene encoding plasmid mobilization relaxosome protein MobC has translation MKGRRNQAAGISDIFQSDTARPTRQKTKRPAPLSIRVSEAERVWLNEQAAGGSISAFVKQRIFRGSSIAPAARSGGTRIDDTTAAKILAALGQSRIASNLNQIAKAVNLGTLPMNEETERDIREACAAVIQVKAVLMACLRTSPEVRL, from the coding sequence GTGAAAGGCCGCCGCAATCAAGCGGCGGGCATCAGTGATATTTTTCAGTCTGATACAGCCAGACCCACCCGCCAGAAAACCAAGCGCCCCGCACCCCTCTCGATCCGCGTCAGCGAGGCCGAGCGTGTCTGGCTGAATGAGCAAGCTGCAGGCGGCTCCATCAGCGCCTTTGTGAAGCAACGGATTTTCAGAGGTTCCAGCATTGCTCCTGCGGCTCGCTCCGGCGGAACGCGCATTGACGATACCACGGCGGCGAAAATTCTCGCGGCGCTTGGTCAGTCGCGGATCGCCAGCAACCTCAACCAAATTGCCAAGGCGGTGAACCTCGGCACCCTCCCCATGAATGAGGAGACTGAACGGGATATCCGTGAGGCATGTGCTGCCGTCATTCAGGTGAAAGCGGTTCTGATGGCCTGCCTGCGCACATCGCCGGAAGTTCGCCTATGA
- a CDS encoding relaxase/mobilization nuclease domain-containing protein — MIIVASQRGGAAQLGLHLLNVEDNEHVELHEISGFVADDVVGAFKEAQAVSKGTQCRQFLFSVSFNPPEGSYVEIAAFEDAISRVEKQNGLTGQPRVIVFHEKEGRRHAHCVWSRIDAETMTARPLPFFKRKIMDISRDLYREHGWEMPRGLEDDRLTDRRNFTLAEWQQAKRAGYHARDLKQLIQNAWRRSDNAASFTAALAEHDLKLAKGDRRGHVIVTHEGEVLSASRYIGVKQKEIAAAIGKPDALPSVENAKALFAEEDRNGFRDHLKATLEQSAQILRPLIRGRRDMTVRHREQRIDLAACHKERDERDQLERAARFAKGIRGVWEWMTGKRCKIAESNAQEAEAAKLRDQREAEALRKQQLSKRKILQDAFKQERVRAIDARVRSRRALHELDGASGLEAPASRSGDRTRAGKTLETERGNALDLNRTTSAGYGKPDGPDLEI, encoded by the coding sequence ATGATAATTGTCGCCTCACAAAGAGGCGGTGCAGCACAGCTCGGCCTCCACCTTCTGAACGTCGAAGACAATGAGCATGTCGAACTCCACGAGATCAGCGGCTTTGTTGCCGATGATGTTGTCGGAGCATTCAAGGAAGCGCAGGCGGTCAGCAAAGGCACACAGTGCCGCCAGTTCCTATTTTCCGTCTCATTCAATCCGCCGGAAGGGTCGTATGTTGAGATCGCGGCTTTTGAAGATGCCATCAGCCGTGTCGAAAAGCAGAATGGCCTCACCGGGCAGCCGCGCGTGATCGTCTTCCATGAGAAGGAAGGACGGAGACACGCTCACTGTGTCTGGTCACGAATTGATGCAGAGACAATGACCGCACGACCGCTGCCCTTCTTCAAACGTAAGATCATGGACATATCTCGCGACCTCTACCGCGAACATGGATGGGAGATGCCGCGCGGGCTTGAAGATGATCGCCTGACGGATCGGCGCAACTTTACGCTTGCGGAATGGCAGCAGGCAAAGCGGGCCGGATATCATGCGCGGGATCTGAAGCAGCTTATCCAGAATGCCTGGCGGCGTTCTGATAATGCCGCCTCTTTCACGGCAGCACTCGCCGAGCATGATCTGAAGCTCGCGAAAGGCGACCGACGCGGCCATGTCATTGTCACGCATGAGGGCGAAGTTCTGTCCGCCAGCCGCTATATCGGCGTGAAGCAAAAAGAGATTGCCGCTGCCATCGGCAAGCCGGATGCGCTCCCCAGTGTTGAAAATGCCAAGGCTCTCTTTGCCGAGGAAGACCGGAACGGCTTCCGTGACCACCTGAAAGCGACACTGGAGCAATCGGCGCAGATTCTCCGCCCGCTTATCAGAGGGCGACGTGACATGACCGTGCGTCACCGCGAGCAACGAATAGACCTCGCAGCATGTCACAAGGAACGAGATGAGCGCGACCAGCTCGAACGAGCCGCCCGCTTTGCGAAAGGCATTCGGGGTGTCTGGGAGTGGATGACAGGCAAGCGCTGCAAGATCGCGGAAAGTAATGCTCAGGAAGCAGAAGCCGCCAAGCTGAGAGACCAACGCGAGGCGGAAGCCCTCAGAAAGCAACAACTCAGCAAACGGAAAATATTGCAGGATGCCTTCAAGCAGGAACGCGTCCGCGCGATTGACGCACGAGTACGGTCAAGACGCGCCCTCCATGAACTGGATGGCGCCTCAGGGCTTGAAGCCCCGGCAAGCCGCAGCGGTGACAGAACACGTGCAGGAAAAACGCTTGAGACCGAACGAGGCAATGCCCTTGATCTGAACCGGACGACCTCCGCCGGGTACGGAAAGCCGGACGGGCCGGATTTGGAAATTTAG
- a CDS encoding HigA family addiction module antitoxin, whose amino-acid sequence MNQNNPHPGPYIRANIIPQEVTVAAAAKLLGIGRPALQNLVSEKASLSPDLATRLEKAFGADAKSLLKMQAEHDASKVTPNAIEVIGYCPRFIEIKSSHLHQWAGLHDPIGARTRFPVLLRHLIHSTARGLSYSDFPGDDDGERKGPDGTLHCTDGNDKVPTGWSTWEFGCGGNPQDKANEDFRNKTKQAATNEKYRLSTTFIFVTPRAWPGAKAWAETKRAEGQWKDVRAYDSSDLAQWCAASPVAQAWIAQEIGLDPLGATTLEKAYERWSFVCTPPLNQKLFDQHAVIHENRFHEWIETKDAGILSVVADSIQEALAFLHVCFERYQTSTGIISPPLIIERENALTRFIQHVDGIIPVITDRDIERNIDPDLRKYKRKAIFVYGRGDAPSSENVIRLEQLGFDDFRSALESMGFGDDDVAKLDRESGRHLTVLRRRLAESETIRRPEWSQTTFSRDIVPLLICGAWDSRNEFDQWVVEELTGKKISQVELQVRQLANLDDPPLWIAGGVRGIVSRIDCLYALKDQIDGADIEKFYQYAAFVLEEKDPSIELPDEDRPFAALYGKTRQISAVLRKSMAEMLVLLSVHGDVLFREQTGVSCAAKGAQLVSDLLTPLSVDTLKSHGNDLALYAETDPTTFLSIIADDIFEGPGETRKLIVPANGAMFGGVPRTGLMSALQVTAWFERTFHQTVEILCELATIPLEDNVSPKPITVLKDIFSDWMPQTSVSVEGRIAAASSLCSKFPEVMWRVMLSMIDTRRTQSGARKPIWRSDAYGMGRPLSGERLKERQEFMNFVVTSVLGWNKHTEDSIIRLVRKVPMIHTTHHSDIYEAVRRWSADASLGELARVREVVRTSCLGRRAFQLAGSEAMQPAHQLYDDLEPNDVLYKCLWLFENSWVAENGRDFEDENFDYKFHERWVENNRTEAIEAIVSERGIGGVVDLSRMKVDQFVIGSIAARKVLSHEQISEIIKSTIEEQGSDGGYRFTNLIAGLIATRTPDELQSILASLSSPDSQTNLLIWSPFKTEIWDLVDAQSSKIRAAYWEQVHPHGMPGDDISELNRGTSSLIGANRPRAAFNYAQYYAKKLDPDLLVELLEKLNSKSEDKSGEYLLDPYWLKEALQHLNTCGLSDRSKLAMLEWQFVGAFKYDDEFEAPNLLSELERSPNLFIDLVCMVYRRDDGEQDPERLQTASKDDATARAEHAYAALKILKTVPFSTRADLSTEEKIIALTEWCEAVLTGTSELGRREVGQSALGELLAHAQMDEDGAWPSEPARSAFEQSYTSKIAQGFSIGKFNSVGAHFRGEGGAFERERRDELLGWANKIKYTHPRLFETLVTMADDYNRMAENADTDRLIRKRIGY is encoded by the coding sequence ATGAACCAGAATAACCCTCATCCCGGCCCCTACATTCGAGCAAACATTATCCCTCAAGAGGTAACCGTGGCGGCCGCCGCTAAGCTGCTCGGCATCGGACGGCCCGCCCTGCAGAATCTTGTGTCCGAGAAAGCCTCTCTCTCCCCAGACCTTGCTACACGCCTAGAAAAAGCATTCGGCGCCGATGCTAAGAGCTTGTTGAAAATGCAGGCAGAGCACGACGCCAGCAAGGTCACCCCCAACGCAATTGAAGTAATCGGATATTGCCCGCGATTTATTGAGATTAAGAGTAGCCACCTCCATCAATGGGCTGGTCTACATGATCCGATTGGAGCCAGGACGCGGTTCCCGGTTTTGCTACGACACCTAATCCATTCGACCGCCCGAGGTTTAAGCTACTCCGATTTCCCCGGCGATGATGATGGCGAGCGCAAAGGCCCAGACGGTACGCTTCATTGTACTGACGGAAATGATAAAGTTCCCACTGGCTGGTCGACTTGGGAGTTTGGATGCGGAGGAAATCCCCAAGATAAAGCCAATGAGGATTTCAGGAACAAAACGAAGCAGGCAGCCACGAACGAAAAATATAGATTAAGCACCACTTTTATTTTCGTCACCCCGAGAGCTTGGCCGGGCGCAAAAGCTTGGGCAGAAACAAAGCGCGCGGAAGGTCAGTGGAAGGACGTCCGCGCCTATGATAGCAGCGATCTGGCTCAATGGTGTGCAGCTTCCCCCGTAGCTCAAGCATGGATAGCACAAGAGATTGGCCTTGACCCGTTGGGTGCCACCACACTCGAGAAGGCATACGAACGGTGGAGTTTCGTGTGCACTCCACCCTTGAATCAAAAGCTATTTGACCAACATGCCGTCATTCACGAAAACCGATTCCATGAGTGGATTGAAACGAAAGACGCTGGAATCCTTAGCGTCGTAGCCGATTCAATACAGGAAGCACTTGCATTTTTGCATGTCTGCTTTGAGCGCTACCAAACTTCAACTGGAATCATCAGTCCACCACTAATTATCGAGCGTGAAAACGCTCTTACTCGATTTATACAGCATGTAGACGGAATTATACCCGTCATCACCGATCGTGATATCGAGCGCAACATTGACCCTGACCTACGGAAGTACAAAAGAAAAGCGATCTTTGTTTACGGACGCGGTGACGCACCCTCTAGCGAGAATGTTATCCGTTTAGAGCAGTTAGGCTTCGACGATTTTCGATCCGCTCTGGAATCGATGGGTTTTGGTGACGACGATGTAGCCAAGCTTGACCGAGAGAGCGGTCGTCACTTGACAGTATTACGACGACGACTTGCAGAAAGCGAAACCATTCGCCGCCCCGAATGGTCCCAGACCACATTCTCAAGAGACATCGTGCCTTTGTTGATTTGTGGCGCGTGGGATTCAAGAAACGAGTTTGATCAATGGGTAGTTGAAGAGCTTACCGGAAAAAAAATCTCGCAGGTCGAGCTTCAAGTGCGACAGCTTGCAAATCTTGATGATCCGCCACTGTGGATCGCTGGTGGCGTTCGTGGCATAGTTTCTCGAATTGACTGCCTCTACGCATTAAAGGATCAAATTGACGGCGCTGATATAGAAAAATTCTATCAGTATGCTGCATTTGTTCTGGAGGAGAAAGATCCTTCTATAGAACTCCCAGATGAAGATCGCCCATTCGCCGCGCTCTATGGCAAGACCCGTCAAATATCTGCAGTATTGAGAAAAAGCATGGCTGAAATGCTCGTGCTTCTCTCTGTACATGGAGATGTGCTTTTTCGTGAACAGACAGGGGTTTCTTGCGCAGCAAAGGGTGCCCAGCTTGTGTCTGATTTACTCACACCTTTGAGTGTTGATACCTTAAAATCTCATGGGAACGACCTCGCTCTTTACGCGGAGACAGATCCAACCACCTTCCTGAGTATAATAGCCGACGACATATTTGAAGGACCCGGGGAGACACGGAAACTGATCGTGCCAGCGAACGGCGCAATGTTTGGCGGCGTCCCCAGAACTGGACTCATGTCTGCACTACAGGTGACGGCATGGTTTGAGCGGACGTTCCATCAGACCGTTGAGATCTTATGCGAGCTCGCCACCATTCCGCTTGAAGATAATGTATCCCCAAAACCTATCACCGTCTTGAAAGACATATTCTCTGATTGGATGCCGCAAACATCTGTTTCTGTCGAGGGCCGTATCGCGGCTGCATCATCGCTCTGTTCGAAATTTCCGGAGGTGATGTGGCGCGTAATGTTGAGCATGATTGACACTCGCAGAACGCAATCTGGCGCACGAAAGCCAATCTGGCGATCGGATGCTTACGGCATGGGACGGCCACTTAGTGGTGAGCGCCTCAAAGAGCGCCAAGAGTTCATGAACTTTGTAGTCACTTCCGTACTAGGATGGAATAAGCACACGGAAGACTCGATAATTCGACTGGTCAGAAAAGTGCCCATGATACATACGACACACCACTCTGATATTTATGAAGCTGTGAGACGTTGGTCAGCCGATGCATCGCTTGGTGAGCTCGCCCGTGTGCGCGAGGTGGTTCGTACAAGTTGTTTAGGTAGAAGAGCGTTTCAACTAGCGGGATCTGAGGCAATGCAGCCCGCCCACCAGCTCTACGACGATTTAGAACCAAACGACGTTCTCTATAAATGCCTCTGGCTATTTGAAAATTCTTGGGTTGCGGAGAACGGTAGAGATTTTGAGGACGAAAATTTCGACTACAAATTTCATGAGAGATGGGTCGAGAACAATCGTACAGAAGCTATTGAAGCAATAGTCTCCGAACGCGGTATAGGTGGCGTTGTTGATCTATCTCGCATGAAAGTGGATCAATTTGTCATCGGCTCTATCGCTGCTCGTAAAGTCCTTTCACATGAACAAATATCGGAAATCATCAAATCCACGATTGAAGAACAAGGATCTGATGGCGGTTACCGTTTCACCAATCTCATTGCTGGCCTGATCGCGACACGAACTCCAGACGAGTTACAATCCATATTAGCGTCACTTTCGTCGCCTGACTCTCAAACTAATCTTCTCATATGGTCGCCGTTCAAAACAGAGATTTGGGATCTCGTAGACGCGCAAAGCTCCAAGATTAGAGCCGCATATTGGGAGCAGGTTCATCCGCATGGTATGCCAGGTGATGATATCTCCGAATTAAATCGAGGAACATCGTCACTGATCGGAGCAAATCGGCCAAGAGCTGCATTTAATTATGCTCAATATTATGCGAAAAAGCTCGATCCTGACCTTCTTGTGGAATTGCTAGAAAAATTGAATTCAAAGAGTGAAGACAAGTCCGGAGAGTATCTGCTGGACCCATACTGGTTGAAGGAAGCACTACAACATCTCAATACTTGTGGGCTTTCCGATCGATCAAAGTTGGCAATGCTGGAATGGCAGTTTGTGGGGGCGTTCAAGTATGATGATGAGTTTGAAGCACCAAATTTGCTGAGTGAGCTAGAGCGATCTCCAAATTTATTTATTGATTTGGTGTGCATGGTTTATCGCCGTGACGATGGTGAGCAAGATCCCGAGAGGCTCCAAACGGCTTCGAAGGATGATGCAACTGCGCGGGCGGAACATGCCTACGCCGCATTGAAAATTCTAAAAACGGTTCCCTTTTCGACTAGGGCCGATCTAAGCACTGAAGAAAAAATTATAGCTCTAACCGAATGGTGTGAAGCTGTACTCACCGGAACATCTGAGTTGGGCCGCAGGGAAGTCGGCCAGTCTGCACTCGGAGAACTTCTAGCACATGCCCAGATGGATGAAGACGGAGCTTGGCCGTCCGAGCCTGCTCGCTCCGCATTTGAACAATCCTACACGTCAAAGATCGCACAAGGATTCTCTATTGGGAAGTTTAACTCGGTGGGCGCTCACTTCCGTGGTGAGGGAGGAGCGTTTGAACGAGAACGGCGCGACGAACTGCTGGGATGGGCCAATAAGATCAAATACACACATCCGCGCCTCTTCGAAACACTAGTAACTATGGCAGATGATTATAATCGTATGGCAGAAAATGCTGATACGGATCGACTTATCAGAAAACGCATTGGATACTGA
- a CDS encoding recombinase family protein yields MPGKIIFMQKLGYIRVSTCEQSPDRQIDRLEALCDELFVEYLSAATTKRPILQEVLSSLSAGDILVILDLDRAFRSTIDALETLEMLKGRGVALKIVNMNLDTTTPSGMLIYTMISAFAEFERRINSQRTKEGLEAARNRGVTLGRPRKLSAEDLEMIRVRLQRDDFLKDIAADYDMAPWSLTRALKRHAYECAASIQ; encoded by the coding sequence ATGCCCGGCAAGATCATTTTTATGCAAAAGCTCGGCTACATTAGAGTATCGACATGTGAGCAGTCGCCGGATCGGCAGATAGACAGGCTAGAGGCGCTCTGTGATGAGCTATTTGTCGAGTATCTTTCCGCCGCGACGACAAAGCGTCCAATTCTGCAGGAGGTTCTGAGCTCCCTTTCCGCTGGCGATATTTTAGTGATCCTCGATCTTGATCGGGCTTTCCGGTCGACCATTGACGCGCTTGAGACGCTCGAAATGCTCAAAGGTCGAGGCGTTGCGCTCAAAATCGTCAATATGAATCTTGATACCACAACGCCGAGCGGAATGCTGATCTACACCATGATCTCGGCATTCGCTGAATTTGAGCGACGCATAAACTCGCAACGCACCAAAGAAGGCCTAGAAGCGGCCCGCAATCGTGGGGTCACGCTCGGCAGGCCGCGGAAACTCTCGGCAGAGGATTTGGAAATGATCCGTGTCCGATTACAAAGAGACGATTTTCTGAAAGACATCGCCGCCGATTACGACATGGCCCCGTGGTCTCTCACCAGAGCGCTCAAACGTCACGCGTATGAGTGTGCAGCATCAATCCAATAG
- a CDS encoding type IV secretory system conjugative DNA transfer family protein, whose product MTAPLRGRNNKSISEAATAKWAEADLVSAHSYVDGQIWLGTIPQPTDEANALIEDIRAFVDRLNETETLNPAWRDARLREAEVYCEKLERTGYQPIGVGPNEDRHGVLLAATRSGKLTSILAQNLMNYAGSVLASDSKGELARLFANRRGHGSEHCDGLGQQVHVIDPYRVSSVSEDLYAGFNPLQDLHPDDPLLIEKAASIADMLIIRGDPKNVHFDDNARIFVKAVILFVVYEYQDLPQYKNLLTVRDLIVNGARAQMEADFAAREAATGETITDRPSAFMYLLDLMKEYQE is encoded by the coding sequence ATGACGGCACCGCTCCGTGGACGAAATAATAAATCGATCAGCGAAGCGGCCACCGCAAAGTGGGCTGAGGCGGACCTCGTTTCGGCCCATTCTTATGTGGATGGCCAGATCTGGCTTGGGACGATCCCGCAGCCAACTGATGAAGCTAATGCTCTGATTGAAGATATACGCGCCTTTGTGGATCGCCTTAATGAGACCGAGACGCTGAACCCGGCATGGCGGGACGCACGTCTGCGTGAGGCAGAAGTGTATTGCGAGAAGCTGGAACGGACAGGCTATCAGCCAATTGGCGTCGGCCCTAATGAGGATCGGCATGGCGTGTTGCTGGCTGCGACGCGGTCAGGAAAGCTGACCTCAATTCTCGCCCAGAACCTCATGAACTATGCCGGATCGGTGCTCGCGAGCGATAGCAAAGGCGAGCTGGCACGGCTCTTCGCCAACCGCCGGGGGCATGGATCAGAACATTGTGACGGACTCGGGCAGCAAGTTCATGTGATTGATCCGTACCGGGTCAGTAGCGTCAGTGAAGACCTCTATGCGGGGTTTAACCCGCTGCAGGATCTTCACCCCGATGATCCACTCTTAATCGAAAAGGCAGCATCGATTGCGGATATGCTGATTATTCGCGGCGATCCAAAGAACGTGCACTTCGATGATAATGCACGGATTTTCGTCAAAGCGGTCATTCTCTTCGTTGTCTACGAATACCAAGACCTGCCCCAGTACAAGAACCTGCTGACTGTACGCGACCTGATCGTGAATGGTGCGCGGGCGCAGATGGAGGCAGACTTTGCTGCGCGTGAGGCCGCAACGGGCGAGACGATCACGGATCGCCCCAGCGCGTTCATGTACCTGCTTGATCTTATGAAGGAGTATCAAGAATGA